The proteins below are encoded in one region of Purpureocillium takamizusanense chromosome 11, complete sequence:
- the SEN1 gene encoding DEAD-box type RNA helicase (EggNog:ENOG503NUIU~BUSCO:EOG092608AE~COG:A), with product MAEYNEDLAKWFEELQKIPSEHHLLCPKVGPDDDEDYKTLDDPESHITVDEKKRRIEDGERRVEITYWNSLIFGFEKKDAGQWLSEFTARLESCLKECPACVLNWHMKRKAHLQMFAERWNEESMAHIEYLLDKLDVARIEHNIQWAKAFIEKIEASGAVFKKTQFGSHLSEVFITVYEGLCCVTYIGLPEQRSAFQYVFMRLQGKTPLKLGSKDPLPGMTYFLFDMKVEDRLKWAYENWKAVDSASLTEEQFDWAVSGGLIKAIDDISRKDLFQATVEDYLDIERFWSGFECILRTLNDDLILSRLRSLEVRPGNPDIYDLLFRHIQSCRSEGVLVATIRILTSLLRQSPKAFWDAVGDAKPNVIADLIFSSPVYKALLRQSLESCWGGNDPENPVPFPISWISPWLQSLRRDHRFDACEVLMHTLFKNLAKDESIGEPGHAACVRAGFDALTLTLNSFLESKTRITGTTHLYASSAFNLVLQNKDLVLQSLKAPKGQHEGWTTLKVADAAKTVLHTARKLDMKMLFDEFHAIHEGQAVQTTVPRDSGAFWESHVEIFDMSSNQAVLAKAILSCLEPLVSIEDIRPEKTKKLSGPGLHFNKTLKSVTDVIVRILGRISELDTPGLQTLFEDRHPVQTIVGLSVHDHSDLGEASMEVLKSWTGELSRDSALQHMAQQHAEQTLSSIIWTMERVVRPPFPWDPIRPLLNASHNVLQGLANPSSGLLRQTTLDSRMSAMLLRWWTEQWRFVSKCCLNIEGWSMAIDNKTMTEFCRDIMELAEALIKEDGLLTSATAGSRGQAEAMVSILRPAKDNFRGMENMIRLKDLYLVDTTVRVLRQILTRLRENGLEINAASRKLIMDACIPTSVPGRYLRSTNLNDRQRAELLRALGHDEEDVQIVQIGVATRAPNRTPEIGHERSKKQSKLDAWSKSAAAAGASSSTVQPGRTNRSDVLELSKSLESPVLKQIAARQSKTADKPKTLDAKAISALKESRQREKAEKARRDAEAIAKARRLRGETVPGEGSGIHGLSLTGKDHSRSEIMVNSSDEESSAESDDSDADTQLAALSTGGEKNLDEHEKRKLQALRDKIRRPVKKIRQQRSVKEMRARLIPPMDRLHNTILAWDIFHEGGEPPSGPKASEVATKYANPMSYQETFFPLLASEAWRAFVTAKDEITTPPFEMKTAGRASVDSFLEVSFTMPIAQNRERVVSEGDIILVSEDRSPIRNPAAKHCLARVHRLTYKKDVVEVLYRVASHANPLSKDLVKENVVYGIKITNMTTIEREYAALESLQYYDLMDEILKAEPSPILRYGDERISNAMGNWALNRGQALAVLGAHENDGFTLIQGPPGTGKTKTIVAMVGSLLSEQLSHPNAGVPIGNPMRPANGVNTSRSKKLLVCAPSNAAVDELVLRLKAGVTTMNGKTRHINVLRLGKSERINAAVKDVTLDELVRVRLEGDTTKEKAKADREKLHADAARIKEELGQLRPRLEEAREQEDRAVANSLSRKFDELKSQQIQIGKLIDADKNSGNSIAREMDVRRRQVQQEILNSAHVLCATLSGSGHEMFRNLEVEFETVIIDEAAQCVELSALIPLKYGCCKCILVGDPKQLPPTVLSQSAARFGYDQSLFVRMQQNHPNSIHLLDMQYRMHPEISMFPSREFYEGQLRDGQDMFQLRQKPWHGSELLGPYRFFDVEGVQEKGHRGQSLVNIKELEVAMQLYDAFSKKYAECDLRGKIGIITPYKAQLFELQRRFQKRFGDNILEAIEFNTTDAFQGRECEIIIFSCVRASSTGGIGFMTDIRRMNVGLTRAKSSLWILGDSRALVQGEFWRKLIEDARSRDRYTRGDVLSTLRRPLEQAKPGSFVPVAPVAVSREIEMTGVVLNDPKPTAGVIPGERQLAGSGGANAMHEPGTANVRSGSGLPVIHSSDSTTKKRPIDNTAPGGPGPKRAANDKPRSGFMAKFGQKPSRPSTAPKDPSAMSVLGMTPPERPPAPLLASSTAYPMKESSSSSLPTVPATGDKPPPKPIAAPVRKKPKPSLFMPKKR from the exons ATGGCGGAATACAATGAGGATTTAGCAAAATGGTTTGAGGAGCTTCAGAAGATCCCGTCCGAACACCATCTGCTCTGTCCCAAGGTCGGccccgacgatgacgaggattACAAAACGCTCGACGACCCCGAGTCCCATATCACGGTCGATGAGAAGAAACGCAGGATTGAGGATGGAGAGCGGCGAGTGGAGATAACCTACTGGAACAGCCTCATCTTCGGTTTTGAGAAGAAAGACGCTGGCCAGTGGCTGAGCGAGTTCACAGCTCGATTGGAGTCATGCCTAAAGGAATGCCCTGCTTGCGTCCTGAACTGGCACATGAAGCGCAAGGCCCATCTTCAGATGTTTGCTGA GCGATGGAACGAAGAGTCCATGGCACATATCGAATACCTGCTGGACAAACTCGACGTGGCGCGAATCGAGCACAATATCCAGTGGGCCAAAGCATTCATCGAAAAGATCGAAGCCAGTGGAGCTGTGTTCAAGAAGACTCAGTTTGGCTCTCATTTGTCAGAGGTCTTCATCACCGTCTATGAAGGGCTATGCTGTGTCACCTACATTGGACTGCCCGAACAGCGTTCGGCTTTTCAGTACGTCTTTATGCGATTGCAAGGCAAGACCCCCCTGAAGCTGGGCTCCAAGGACCCTCTTCCGGGTATGACGTACTTTCTCTTCGACATGAAGGTTGAGGACCGCCTCAAGTGGGCGTATGAAAACTGGAAAGCGGTTGACAGCGCGTCGTTGACTGAGGAGCAATTCGACTGGGCCGTCAGTGGTGGCCTGATCAAGGCAATAGATGACATCAGCCGCAAGGATCTTTTCCAGGCGACCGTGGAAGACTATCTGGACATTGAGCGATTTTGGTCCGGCTTTGAGTGTATACTTCGAACTCTTAACGACGACTTGATTCTCAGCCGGCTCCGGAGCCTCGAAGTACGCCCCGGCAATCCAGACATCTATGACTTGCTGTTTCGGCATATCCAATCCTGTCGCTCGGAAGGTGTCCTTGTGGCTACTATTCGGATACTCACCTCATTGTTGAGACAGTCTCCTAAGGCATTCTGGGACGCGGTGGGGGACGCGAAGCCCAATGTCATTGCAGACTTGATATTCAGCAGCCCCGTCTACAAAGCCCTGCTCCGTCAATCGTTGGAGAGTTGCTGGGGCGGTAACGACCCGGAGAATCCCGTTCCATTTCCTATCTCGTGGATATCTCCGTGGCTTCAGTCTTTGCGCCGAGATCACAGGTTTGACGCTTGTGAGGTATTGATGCACACACTGTTCAAGAACCTCGCAAAGGATGAGAGCATTGGCGAACCGGGTCATGCAGCATGCGTTCGTGCCGGTTTCGATGCCCTTACTTTGACACTCAACTCCTTTCTTGAATCGAAGACCAGGATCACGGGCACCACACATCTATACGCCAGTTCTGCTTTCAATTTGGTCCTTCAAAATAAGGATCTCGTCCTCCAGAGTCTCAAGGCTCCCAAAGGGCAACACGAAGGTTGGACAACCTTGAAAGTTGCAGATGCAGCGAAGACTGTTCTCCACACAGCACGAAAGCTAGACATGAAGATGCTGTTCGACGAATTCCACGCCATTCATGAGGGGCAAGCGGTCCAGACCACCGTTCCGCGGGATTCTGGAGCTTTTTGGGAGAGCCATGTGGAGATCTTCGACATGTCATCGAATCAAGCTGTTCTTGCGAAGGCGATTCTCTCTTGTTTGGAGCCATTGGTGTCGATCGAGGACATTCGCCCCGAGAAAACCAAGAAACTGAGTGGTCCCGGCCTGCATTTCAACAAGACTTTAAAGAGTGTCACCGACGTAATTGTCCGTATTCTGGGTCGGATCTCCGAATTAGACACCCCAGGACTTCAGACGCTCTTTGAGGACCGACATCCCGTCCAAACCATCGTCGGCTTATCAGTTCACGACCATTCTGACTTGGGAGAAGCCTCCATGGAGGTCTTGAAAAGCTGGACCGGCGAGCTTTCTCGAGACTCAGCGCTGCAGCACATGGCCCAACAGCATGCGGAGCAAACCCTGTCATCCATCATCTGGACCATGGAACGGGTCGTTCGGCCGCCATTTCCTTGGGACCCTATCCGTCCGCTCCTGAATGCCAGCCACAATGTTTTACAAGGACTCGCAAATCCGTCTTCCGGGCTCCTCCGCCAGACGACTCTTGACTCCAGGATGAGTGCCATGTTACTCCGCTGGTGGACTGAGCAGTGGCGTTTCGTCTCCAAATGTTGTCTTAACATCGAAGGCTGGTCGATGGCTATCGACAACAAAACAATGACAGAGTTCTGTCGAGACATCATGGAGCTTGCTGAGGCTCTCATCAAGGAGGATGGCCTCCTTACCTCAGCCACCGCGGGGAGTAGGGGCCAGGCGGAAGCAATGGTGAGTATACTGCGGCCGGCGAAGGACAACTTCCGAGGTATGGAGAACATGATCCGCCTCAAGGACCTGTATCTCGTAGACACGACTGTTCGTGTCTTGCGCCAGATCCTCACGCGCCTCCGTGAGAACGGTCTAGAGATCAATGCAGCATCGCGGAAGCTGATCATGGACGCTTGCATCCCAACAAGCGTCCCGGGCCGTTACCTGAGGTCAACCAACTTGAACGATCGCCAACGTGCGGAACTCCTACGGGCCCTTGGccacgatgaggaggatgttCAGATCGTTCAGATTGGCGTTGCAACTCGTGCTCCCAATCGCACACCGGAAATAGGTCATGAGAGATCGAAAAAGCAGAGCAAACTTGATGCCTGGTCAAagtctgccgccgccgccggagcgtCTTCTTCAACTGTGCAGCCTGGCAGAACCAACCGGTCAGACGTTCTCGAACTTAGCAAATCTCTTGAGAGCCCCGTCTTGAAGCAGATCGCCGCGCGCCAATCAAAGACGGCAGACAAGCCAAAGACGTTGGATGCTAAGGCCATCTCAGCGCTGAAAGAGAGCAGGCAGAGAGAAAAGGCAGAGAAGGCTCGTCGGGATGCTGAGGCGATCGCAAAGGCGAGACGCCTCCGAGGAGAAACCGTGCCGGGTGAAGGATCTGGCATTCATGGCTTGAGTCTCACCGGAAAAGACCATTCAAGAAGTGAGATCATGGTCAACAGCTCCGACGAGGAGTCCAGCGCCGAGAGCGACGATTCGGATGCCGATACCCAGCTCGCTGCTCTTAGCACGGGTGGTGAGAAGAACCTCGACGAACATGAGAAGCGAAAGCTGCAGGCCTTGCGCGACAAGATTCGACGTCCCGTCAAGAAGATTCGACAACAGCGTTCTGTCAAAGAGATGAGAGCACGCTTGATCCCGCCCATGGACAGATTGCACAACACAATTCTTGCGTGGGACATCTTCCATGAGGGTGGCGAACCTCCAAGTGGCCCCAAAGCGTCTGAGGTCGCTACAAAATATGCCAACCCAATGTCTTACCAGGAGACTTTCTTTCCACTATTAGCATCTGAGGCATGGCGAGCGTTCGTCACTGCGAAGGACGAGATAACTACTCCGCCTTTTGAGATGAAGACCGCAGGTCGTGCCAGCGTGGACAGCTTCTTGGAAGTCAGTTTCACGATGCCCATCGCGCAAAATCGAGAACGTGTCGTGTCAGAAGGCGACATTATCCTGGTCTCGGAGGACCGGAGTCCAATCAGAAACCCAGCAGCCAAGCATTGTCTGGCGCGAGTGCATCGTTTGACGTACAAGAAGGATGTCGTAGAGGTCCTTTATCGGGTTGCTTCTCACGCCAACCCTCTCTCGAAGGATCTCGTCAAGGAGAACGTCGTTTATGGAATCAAAATAACGAACATGACAACCATTGAGAGAGAGTACGCTGCCTTGGAGAGTTTGCAGTATTATGACTTGATGGACGAGATTCTCAAAGCCGAGCCGTCACCTATTCTTCGTTACGGGGATGAACGAATTTCCAATGCTATGGGGAACTGGGCACTCAATCGCGGTCAAGCCTTGGCTGTCCTAGGCGCGCACGAAAATGACGGCTTCACTCTCATTCAAGG ACCACCAGGCACCGGTAAAACAAAGACAATTGTCGCCATGGTTGGCTCCCTTCTCTCGGAGCAGTTATCTCATCCAAACGCAGGCGTTCCTATCGGCAACCCCATGCGGCCTGCCAATGGTGTGAACACTAGTCGGTCAAAGAAATTGCTCGTATGCGCTCCCAGTAatgccgccgtggacgagctAGTGCTACGGTTGAAAGCTGGtgtgacgacgatgaacgGAAAGACTCGCCACATCAATGTCCTTCGTCTGGGTAAAAGCGAGCGGATAAACGCAGCCGTCAAGGACGTCACTCTCGACGAACTCGTGCGAGTTCGGCTCGAGGGTGATACTACCAAGGAAAAAGCAAAGGCCGACAGAGAAAAATTGCATGCCGATGCAGCAAGGATCAAGGAAGAATTGGGCCAGCTCCGGCCGCGACTGGAAGAAGCTCGAGAGCAGGAAGATCGGGCCGTTGCCAACAGTCTGTCACGAAAGTTTGACGAGCTCAAGAGCCAGCAGATCCAGATTGGAAAGCTtatcgacgccgacaagaaCAGTGGCAACTCGATTGCGCGAGAAATGGAtgttcgccgccggcaggtGCAGCAAGAAATCCTCAATTCGGCGCACGTGCTCTGTGCGACACTGAGCGGTAGTGGTCACGAGATGTTTCGCAATCTGGAGGTGGAGTTTGAGACCGTCATCATTGACGAAGCGGCCCAATGCGTGGAGCTGAGCGCCCTCATCCCTCTGAAGTATGGATGCTGCAAATGCattctcgtcggcgacccgAAGCAGCTGCCCCCAACCGTTCTGTCCCAGTCTGCAGCTCGGTTCGGCTACGACCAAAGTCTGTTCGTGCGAATGCAGCAGAACCATCCAAATTCGATCCATCTGCTGGACATGCAATATCGCATGCACCCCGAGATTAGCATGTTTCCCAGTAGGGAATTCTACGAGGGCCAGCTACGCGATGGACAGGACATGTTTCAGCTCCGTCAGAAACCTTGGCACGGCAGCGAGCTACTCGGACCATACCGCTtcttcgacgtcgagggtGTCCAGGAGAAGGGGCACAGAGGCCAATCCCTCGTCAACATCAAAGAACTGGAGGTTGCAATGCAGCTCTACGATGCGTTTAGCAAGAAATACGCGGAATGTGACCTGCGCGGCAAGATAGGCATCATCACGCCCTATAAAGCACAGCTCTTCGAGCTCCAGAGGCGATTCCAGAAAAGGTTTGGCGACAACATCCTGGAGGCCATTGAATTCAACACAACGGATGCGTTCCAAGGTCGCGAATGCGAGATCATTATCTTTTCGTGTGTGCGTGCAAGCTCCACTGGTGGCATCGGCTTCATGACAGATATACGCCGTATGAATGTCGGTCTCACGCGAGCCAAATCATCGCTGTGGATTCTGGGAGACTCCCGGGCTCTCGTGCAGGGCGAGTTCTGGCGCAAGCTCATCGAGGATGCTCGCAGCCGGGACCGATATACTCGCGGCGATGTGTTGTCCACGCTTCGCCGGCCATTGGAGCAGGCCAAGCCAGGCAGCTTCGTCCCGGTTGCCCCGGTCGCCGTATCTAGAGAGATCGAGATGACAGGCGTCGTTCTGAACGATCCAAAACCGACCGCAGGCGTCATCCCAGGCGAGAGGCAGTTGGCAGGCAGTGGCGGGGCGAATGCCATGCATGAGCCAGGTACAGCGAACGTTCGATCAGGCTCCGGGCTTCCTGTTATACACAGTTCAGATTCGACAACCAAGAAGAGACCGATCGACAATACAGCCCCTGGTGGACCGGGTCCGAAGCGG gccgccaacgacaagcCGCGCAGCGGGTTTATGGCAAAGTTTGGCCAGAAGCCAAGCAGGCCATCGACCGCGCCAAAAGATCCTTCGGCCATGTCAGTGTTGGGAATGACGCCGCCGGAACGACctccggcgccgctgctggcgagcTCCACAGCATATCCCATGAAGGAATCAAGTTCATCTTCTCTACCAACTGTTCCAGCAACGGGCGATAAG CCACCCCCCAAACCTATCGCCGCACCAGTGCGGAAAAAGCCGAAGCCGAGCCTTTTTATGCCCAAGAAGCGTTAA
- a CDS encoding uncharacterized protein (TransMembrane:1 (o20-42i)~EggNog:ENOG503P443~COG:S), translated as MDDAAVSNHLSKRGMSNAAIGGTVAGVVVAVGLLLLCLYPFIVNCWKRHRRNGRADLDTEAGRPPGPGNAPGADLGSQPRLSSSESLKRDGDVPRDEYNATRGNEAGWPSRDGPPARLGVDATTREVTSRSGAATSDRSLEVDAGEHELQMPPFAYPYGIEYMPESEVQDNNTGVLKGTSADYYSPSIPSEAFGMVTTPTDHDVDTSQTRPSGSRSSSLRYNVRHMFRRKSGRDNTIDSFTTLTAAGGATSLQQIITNEDPTESPTEVTVELALPEPKQLASASNASTPLPNAAETTIKHSSPPEHPAPGTVNPMDIMPASTESELWYRTEQQLLASSYQSVAVAPLEQSPETGYTQTVTAPSPTNPAQSPVEQAADLSMAADAHLEVGDHDVPMPDGDAHDHISPSAVLESHRHPSYPSDQSTPFPEHSSTNPSSHNTPSTQVDSPSSASMNSSDYRHSVSPQPVLLSLKTGVFRCTEVGCNQVFDQPHKLKHHQRYHSKDHKCEYPNCGKGFGTKTHLQRHINDRHEKKKKFHCSVPNCDFSRVGGRAFPRKDNWKRHMMKIHHMDQTQLPEPIEVDQDAP; from the exons atggacgacgccgcagtTTCGAACCATCTATCCAAGAGGGGCATGAGCAATGCAGCGATCGGAGGAACtgtggcgggcgtcgtcgtcgccgtcggtctGCTCCTGCTTTGCCTCTACCCCTTCATCGTCAATTGCTGGAAGCGCCACCGGCGGAATGGTCGAGCCGATCTTGACACCGAGGCTGGTCGTCCCCCCGGACCCGGTAACGCGCCGGGAGCCGACCTGGGCTCACAACCACGACTTTCGTCCAGCGAATCTCTCAAACGAGACGGAGATGTCCCACGCGACGAGTACAACGCAACACGAGGCAATGAAGCAGGCTGGCCTTCTCGCGATGGGCCTCCCGCGCGCCTGGGGGTTGATGCAACAACGAGAGAAGTGACGAGCCGTTCTGGCGCTGCAACCTCTGATCGATCTCTTGAGGTGGACGCTGGCGAGCATGAGCTCCAGATGCCGCCGTTTGCCTATCCTTACGGAATAGAATACATGCCCGAATCAGAAGTTCAAGACAATAATACCGGCGTTCTCAAAGGGACCAGCGCCGATTACTACAGTCCATCCATACCATCCGAGGCATTTGGCATGGTTACGACGCCTACGGACCACGATGTCGATACGTCCCAGACAAGGCCGTCTGGCTCACGCAGCAGCTCCTTGCGGTACAACGTACGCCATATGTTCCGTCGAAAAAGCGGACGAGACAACACCATCGACTCCTTCACCACGTTGACCGCAGCGGGCGGGGCGACTTCGCTCCAGCAGATCATCACCAACGAGGATCCGACGGAATCCCCAACTGAAGTAACGGTCGAGTTAGCGCTTCCTGAACCAAAGCAACTCGCATCTGCGAGCAATGCCTCTACGCCTCTGCCCAACGCTGCGGAGACCACGATTAAGCATTCTTCCCCTCCAGAGCACCCCGCCCCCGGAACAGTCAATCCCATGGACATCATGCCCGCCAGTACAGAATCTGAGCTCTGGTATCGAACAGAGCAGCAGCTACTAGCGTCTAGTTATCAGTCTGTGGCGGTCGCACCTCTCGAACAATCCCCGGAGACGGGCTACACTCAAACCGTCACAGCTCCTTCACCCACGAATCCTGCGCAATCacccgtcgagcaggccgcaGACCTCTCCATGGCAGCAGACGCACACTTGGAGGTTGGAGACCATGATGTACCGATGCCCGATGGAGACGCGCATGATCACATCAGCCCATCAGCGGTGCTCGAGTCTCATCGTCATCCAAGCTACCCTTCCGATCAATCGACACCTTTCCCCGAGCATAGTTCAACGAATCCCTCTTCGCATAACACGCCTTCGACGCAGGTTGATAGCCCCAGCTCTGCGTCTATGAACAGCTCAGACTACAGACATAGTGTGTCGCCTCAACCCGTACTTCTGTCGCTGAAGACCGGCGTGTTCCGATGTACCGAGGTGGGCTGCAATCAGGTCTTTGACCAGCCACATAAGCTCAA GCATCATCAGCGGTACCACAGCAAGGATCACAAATGTGAATACCCGAATTGTGGGAAGGGCTTCGGCACAAAGACGCATCTGCAACGGCATATTAACGACCGCCacgaaaagaagaagaaatTCCATTGCTCCGTCCCGAACTGCGACTTTTCTAGGGTAGGGGGCAGAGCATTTCCCAGGAAGGACAACTGGAAGAGGCATATGATGAAGATTCACCACATGGACCAGACCCAGCTCCCCGAACCTATCGAAGTTGACCAAGACGCCCCTTAG
- a CDS encoding DNA (cytosine-5-)-methyltransferase (COG:H~EggNog:ENOG503P24E) encodes MPSPHSRQRRSSSRLARERSLSTASSVTLAGNGFDNPIELDPGAIFTGEIIDLTGEHTQTLNILRSGEDRLNQVRVKGQVFRAGDVVEVSNCSLGLHPVEFLQIKIVVGHQNGDVILRGIPFSRTRNMLGKLPKKSNEVCKLLHFKQCSQERLEDAPLFFDVYHHDAIRKRHLIFTNAIYPDNSSNEIAMPSTGTMGRSRRRNEECGLLICRWALKVISISHGRRSKPEEEVLERLPSADVPDPRYKLSEETLCNRWRGGRTRGGSWDDTQTPYACPSAIVDLENDASELSASSCRASRKYTLFDAFSGAGGVSRGAQIVGLKVLYAVDKSPDVWETYQENFPETLLYEMSVDQFIQSTQEERIRVDVLHLSPPCQYFSPAHTQQSVHDDDNIFALFGCNELINKTRPRIITVEQTFGITHDKHHQYLRCLIGDFTQFGYSVRWKVVRLCTWGSAQDRKRLVVIAAAPGEALPPFPEPTHSERGGGGLQPFTTVRQAIRGIRNTDSLHDLHHIRHFNPPRPRIPNDRLAGTITTGSGDFYHPDGHRELSLREYACLQGFPRHHYFAGNKTSIRRQIGNAFPPNTVAVLYQHIQDWLLKQDGFEPRQSSRENGIFSDNENDWSVDRAAMPIGECPRPAVDNTMEIDEDIVDLTRDDFVECREVIDLTV; translated from the coding sequence ATGCCGTCTCCTCACTCTCGGCAGAGACGTTCGTCTagccgcctcgcgcgcgagaggTCACTGAGCACTGCATCAAGTGTTACCTTGGCTGGCAACGGTTTCGATAACCCAATCGAACTTGACCCCGGAGCAATTTTCACCGGAGAAATCATCGACCTCACAGGCGAACATACACAAACGCTGAATATTCTACGGAGCGGGGAGGATCGCCTTAACCAAGTCCGAGTCAAGGGCCAGGTATTCCGAGCCGGCGATGTTGTCGAAGTTTCCAACTGCTCGCTGGGCCTGCACCCTGTCGAGTTCCTACAAATCAAAATCGTGGTTGGGCATCAAAACGGGGACGTGATCCTTCGCGGTATACCATTTTCGCGCACGCGGAACATGTTAGGCAAACTTCCCAAGAAGTCGAATGAAGTGTGCAAGCTCCTTCACTTTAAGCAATGCAGCCAGGAACGGTTGGAAGATGCACCTCTGTTTTTTGACGTCtaccaccacgacgccatCCGGAAGCGTCATCTCATCTTCACCAATGCGATATACCCCGATAATTCTTCCAATGAGATAGCAATGCCGTCGACCGGGACTATGGGGCGATCTCGAAGACGGAACGAAGAATGTGGATTGCTCATATGTCGCTGGGCCTTGAAAGTCATTTCGATTTCGCACGGTCGCCGGAGCAAGCCAGAGGAGGAAGTTCTCGAACGGCTACCTTCTGCTGATGTTCCTGACCCTCGATACAAGCTATCAGAGGAAACTCTCTGCAACAGGTGGCGCGGAGGGCGAACTAGAGGCGGCTCGTGGGACGACACGCAGACACCCTACGCTTGCCCTAGCGCCATTGTTGACCTTGAAAACGACGCCAGTGAACTATCGGCCAGCTCTTGCAGAGCGTCACGAAAGTACACCTTATTTGACGCCTTCTCAGGGGCTGGTGGCGTATCTCGCGGCGCTCAGATAGTCGGGCTCAAGGTCTTGTACGCTGTTGACAAATCTCCCGACGTGTGGGAGACATACCAAGAGAATTTTCCAGAGACTCTCTTGTACGAGATGTCTGTGGACCAGTTTATCCAGTCGACGCAGGAGGAACGAATCCGAGTGGATGTTTTGCACTTGTCTCCTCCATGCCAATATTTTTCCCCGGCACACACGCAACAGTCAgtccacgacgacgacaacataTTCGCCCTGTTTGGGTGCAACGAGTTGATCAACAAGACCCGGCCTCGGATCATTACGGTCGAACAGACCTTTGGCATTACCCACGACAAACACCATCAATACCTTCGGTGTCTCATCGGAGACTTTACACAATTTGGGTATTCCGTGCGATGGAAGGTCGTTCGTCTGTGCACTTGGGGCTCGGCGCAAGACAGAAAGCGGCTGGTGGTTATTGCCGCTGCTCCTGGAGAAGCTCTGCCTCCTTTCCCAGAGCCTACACACTCTGAGAGAGGTGGAGGTGGTCTCCAACCCTTCACGACAGTTCGGCAGGCAATCAGAGGCATCAGAAACACAGATAGCTTGCACGACCTTCACCACATTCGGCATTTCAAcccaccacggccgcgaaTTCCTAATGATCGCCTTGCCGGTACAATCACCACAGGATCCGGAGACTTTTACCACCCAGACGGCCATCGGGAACTCTCCCTTCGAGAGTATGCTTGCCTTCAAGGCTTCCCCAGGCACCATTACTTTGCTGGTAACAAGACCAGCATCCGGAGACAAATTGGAAACGCGTTCCCACCCAACACTGTTGCCGTATTGTACCAACACATACAGGATTGGCTTTTGAAACAGGATGGCTTTGAACCACGCCAAAGTTCACGGGAAAACGGGATCTTTAGCGACAATGAAAACGATTGGAGCGTTGATCGGGCCGCCATGCCTATTGGTGAATGTCCGCGGCCGGCTGTGGATAACACCATGGAAATTGACGAGGATATTGTTGACCTCACGAGGGATGACTTTGTGGAGTGTCGTGAAGTCATAGACTTGACGGTTTGA